The following DNA comes from Zingiber officinale cultivar Zhangliang unplaced genomic scaffold, Zo_v1.1 ctg134, whole genome shotgun sequence.
CTGCCTCCGCGTCACACCTCCACGCCCCGGCACTCTCCAGCTCTTCCCTCAGCTCCTCAGTCCTCGCCCTCACCCGCCTGAATTCCCGCATCCGGATCCCCGGCGCTGCTCGTCCCGCTTCCGCTACCATCCTCTGCCGCAGCCGCGCAACGCAGAGCGACGTTTCCGACGCGAAGAACGGAGAGTAGGCCTCGCCGGCAGCCGCCAACGCCGCCGCCAAATCGGGCCCGTAGTGCACCGAGCCCCATAGCAGGATCAGGAGGAGGAGGGAGCCGGCGTTCCTCAGCGCGCAAAGCATGCTTCTGAAGCCGTTGAACGCATCGTATCTCGATTCCGCCCACGACGCTTCCTCCAATTTTAACGATGATAGTTCAATCCGCGTCTCCATTAGCGCTCTGTTCTCCTCCTCCAATCCCGTCGCCTCTCGCCGGCAAATCGAAACCGCGCGCATCGCCTTAACCAACCGAATCGAAAGGGGcgtaaaaattagatttttaaaccGGCATAAAACAGAGCATGTCGACTAGACTCCGACCTGCCGAGCGAGTTGAGCAGTGGGGCCGCGCCGCCACCTTTCGACCGCCGCGACCATGTCAGCACCGGCGGAGCAGTAGTTCTCCATCCCCGCCACACCGAGCTTGATGACGCGGCAGACGTCCCAAAGGCGGGAGCTTTCGTCCATATACTCGTCTAGCCACCTCTCCCCGACGGGGAGGTGGAGCTTCCTCACCAGGCCGGTCAGCCGGGAGTGGAGCGCCCGGAGGAGCGCCGCCGCGCGCTGCAGGAACTGCAGCGACATGAAATCGCTCGACGAAAAGCTCGCGTCGCCAAGGAGCTCGTCGACGCCGCGGACCAGGAAGGCGAAGAAATCGGAGGAAGGCTCCATGGTTTGCCGCTCCTCTCCTCTCCCCTCCCCTCCCCGTCCTTTAAATCGTCGGATCGTGGCTCTGACGGAGAAGACACTCGCTCTGATCTTTTCTTCCCTGCAATAAATTTCAGCAAAAGAAGGCTGCAAAGTGAGGGAGAGGGGCTCCAAGCACCTGATCAAAGCCATGCAAAAGGGACGGAGCTACGGAGAGAAATCATTTTATTGCTAACATCCTCCATGTCCTTAGAAGAGACAAGAGTTGTCTTCAAACCATCGATTGACGGCCATGATTATGAACATTAGCTGTCCATACGAATTACTGCAGTGCAGGAGAACTCAGCTGCCTGAATCCTCAGTGTGTGCTCGCTGCAGCTCAACAATGATGATGGCTAGTGTTTCTTCGCCAGTTGTATCAAAAGAAAGGAATCGCAGGGGAGAGAGATGATCGTTAAACAGGGTTCCTGCAAAGCTGTGGAAGCGTGTTATGGTTTCATCATTCTTGTTGATGATCCTCTGCGTTGGGATTAAAGAGATGGTACAGATCAGTAGGGGTTTATTGCAACGATCAGTCGCTGTTTGAATGATAGAGTAGATCTCCTCGGAACAAAactaatctttttttttatttctaacacAGAGATAATAAGATTTTATTAGTTCCTTTGTCTTTTCATTCTACTGCACAGATGCAGAGGACAGAGCTGGTAGGTGGGAGGAGAAAAAACTAAGGTATTCAAAAAGGCATAAAAGTGTTGATTTGCAAGCtacaatattaaatatttaagtcCCTGTTACTATTTGTGATTAACATTTTGCTGATTCCAGCAGCACACAGACAGTCaattttgattattattattattattatttttatctatcaaTTGGAGCATGTCATTGTCACAGAGAGTGGTCAACGGAGCTGAGATCTCAAGTTTCATGCTGCCTTTTGAAGTTGTGAGGATAGACATTGAATCCAAATCAAGGAATTTTAAGTGAATTTCCTGCTTTTGTTTAGgatggattatatatatataaatcttatCTCTCTGTATCATCAATTGTTTAAGATCTTACAAATTTTAAAGTTTATGAAATTTAAGCTTCCGAATCTAAAGCTTTTCAACTCATGCTTTCTATTATCTTAACTATAATTTTGGACAGCAACAGTAGACGTTCTCTTCTTTAAATAGTTATTTCAATATATTAGAAATTATTGCATCTCCGTAATTGAAAGTTAATGCAACATTAGAAAAAAAGAAACAATGAAAAGTCTAAAGCAGGGTGAGTTGACTGTGCAAAAGAGTTGATTAAAATGATTCAAAAAAAATGTGACAAGGCACATATGATTTAGATTTATGGAACATCACGTCTCTTCGAGACGATCTAATGATTAACACATGAGATATTATCATTATGAAGTCTAAATTTAAATCTcgataaaatcgagataaatatttctcttatatattaattattattctaAAATAAATAATCGTttatgatttatcttctttatGTTGATCCTGGG
Coding sequences within:
- the LOC122036164 gene encoding uncharacterized protein LOC122036164 produces the protein MALIRCLEPLSLTLQPSFAEIYCREEKIRASVFSVRATIRRFKGRGGEGRGEERQTMEPSSDFFAFLVRGVDELLGDASFSSSDFMSLQFLQRAAALLRALHSRLTGLVRKLHLPVGERWLDEYMDESSRLWDVCRVIKLGVAGMENYCSAGADMVAAVERWRRGPTAQLARQAMRAVSICRREATGLEEENRALMETRIELSSLKLEEASWAESRYDAFNGFRSMLCALRNAGSLLLLILLWGSVHYGPDLAAALAAAGEAYSPFFASETSLCVARLRQRMVAEAGRAAPGIRMREFRRVRARTEELREELESAGAWRCDAEAAAGGGRVKEMAEELKGWLGMLRSGSESLVGELDDLLDEIVEARKKLSYLCSRR